tatttatttactgcaaattaaaatattcttCAGCTAAAAATCTTAGTATATTCAAGGGAGTTTCCTGAAAGAGttttttctgaatttcaaatatacagtaatgtttgtttataatttaCAGTATCTAATCGATTCAAGTATTTAAACAttgtatatataatatatatatactgCTTAACGTACTAAACCCACAGTGTGCTACATTACGTTACTCATTGCAGCAAAGATTATGAGCAGTTGATTCAAGTGCTAACCATGTTCCAAGTGTAAAAACAGAGACTTTGCTAGGCAATTTAGGGAAAGAGATACGTTAGCAGTGATTTGACACGCTCATTAATATCATAGTATCACTTTTCCGTTTCGGTCATTCTagagttttattttaaaaaagccGAGTTTCGTTGATTCTTGCTTTTGTGCTGTACTTGCACAGGGCGTTATGGAATCGACATTCCATTCAGATACTCTCGattcttttccaaattatCAGGAAAATAGTTTAAACACTAATGAGGAACAGACCAATCCCTTAGAATCGTTAAGGGATGGATGGGCTTCGTCAAACAGTTCGTCTTCGTCGagtcttcttcttccagACGAAAATGAGGGAAATGAAGTCTTTGGAAGCTTAAAAGGGCTAGTTACCCAGTCAAAATTTGGTCAATGGGCTAACAAATTAAGCAAGTCTTTGCAAGCAAGAAGACGAAAGTCTGAATCAATCTCAAAACCCCGAGTTTACTATTCAGTGTTCATGGCTCCTTCTTGGGTTTTGCATGCAGAAAAGCATTGGGAGGAATACCCCCATTACGCTGGATATGATTATAAAGACTACGTTCGACTCCTTGATGCTACAAAGGAAGCAATCGCCCACGGCGTTTTCCCGGTCCTTATTTCCAAGGGGTCCTCTGGATCTTATTTtgtgaaaaataaagtccaaaaaaatatagctGTATTTAAACCCAAAGATGAAGAACCGTATGGAAAGCTAAATCCTAAATGGACGAAATGGTTCCATCgaaatttatttccttgCTTTTTTGGGAGAAGTTGTCTAATTCCGAATACTTCGTATCTTTCAGAAGCCGCTGCTTGTGTTCTAGATAGAGGTCTGGGTTTGTATTTAGTTCCATACACGTCTGTTgcatcaatttcttctccAACCTTCAATTATGATTATTTTGCACGAAAAGCTTTTCTGACAAGGAATAAGCCTCTTCCTGAAAAGACTGGATCTTTTCAGCAGTTTCTTGATGGTTTCGTCGTTGCATCCAAGTTTTTTGCTCAACATCCCTGGCCTGGTACTCGACATAGAGAAACCCGAGAGTACACGGAGTCTGTAGCTTCCAGCGAGGACTTCGACATTTTCGATCCTTTCTTAGCTGAGAACGAAATTGAGACCGAATTTTGGACCGAAGAATTACGCCTTAAATTCCGgtttgaatttgaaaaacttgTTTTGCTCGATTATTTAATGCGTAATACAGATCGTAATTTGGATAACTGGATGATCAAGATTTGTTACGAACCCTGTGATAATGAAGAATATtataaatcaattaatCTTTTATCTACGAATTTAACACCTAATATGTCTGCGAACTCGGTAGACCCTGCTATTTCCCAAACGTCGGATTTTTGGAAGGGACcacattttcaaatagGAGCGATAGATAATTCGTTAGCATTCCCTTATAAACATCCGGATTCTTGGAGGTCCTTTCCTTATGGTTGGCTCTCTTTACCACGCTCCTTATTTACGCAACCTTTTACAGAGTTTACCAGGCAACTCTTTTTACACAAGTTGACTAGCCGAGAATGGTGGGAAAAACTAAGTGATGATTTACGAAACGTATTCAATCAAGATTTAGATTTCGATGAGAAAATGTTTTCGCGGCAACTTTCACTTGTAAAAGGGCAAGCCTACAATATTGTTGAAGTTTTAAAGAATCCCCTCATGAATATTTATGATTTACTTGAGCTCCCTAATTTATATGTTGTTGAGGATGTTGTTCGTATCGAAGTAAATGAGCCAACGTCTGCGAATTCTGAAGAAGCAGAATTTGGTTTACCAATTAAACGAGATTATGGGAGTATTTTGCACCCTTCATGTTCACAAACTTTCCCTCCTTATCCAGGAAGCCAATTATTACAAGCGACACCCGGTCGGTCTTTTTCGTCAAATGCTGAAGCACTTCTGCCGTTAAATTATATTACCCTGTTGTCCAAAGATAGTTCATCTCCAAAAATGTTAAAGGatgtaatttttgaaagactCCAGTGTGCTTCTTCCAATGCGGTCTTTAGCACGTGTTAATATAAGTCTTGTGTAATAGTATGCTACTATTTCCGAGGATTAAGTCTTTGAAGGTATCATATGTTATTTTCTCGCCTGTTCTTTCTAAGTTCCttgttaatttaatttttccatCATTTTATTGCTACTTCattctattttattaatattagtTTGATGTTAGCGGTTAACATGAAGGTCTCTAATCATAATTGAggaatttaatttttttaccatACAAATCCGACATTACCTGAAATCCTCATAATTGTCCATTgataacaaaatttattatatttttagcTACAGTTTactctcttttttttgtgtttatTCTACCCATAATTAGTTCTGTTTGAGTTTATAATTGCTTTGCGTTTGCGATTCTTTCCTAGattattattcaaaaatgttCAATTCATTAAGTATTAGGATCTACTGCTTGTGAAtgattggaaaaaatgtGCTATTTCTTAAGCCTGTTTACAATCAAATATGTTTAAACATTGCAAAAACGCTTACGTGCTTTTCGATATCAATTTAACGTTTGTTTCAAACATTAAGGTTGAAATGAACACCAATTTTTAATGTATGAAGTTTTGTTACATCCTTATTatcaataatttatttcgaatataaaacaaagcaaatggttatgaagaaaataaaaaatgttagtGTAAACTGTTATCCTTGCTAAGCTGCCACATTTGTACGTTGATATTCAGGCAGCTCAGTAAGGCGAAGTTGAGGCTATTCAAGCTCAGCCCTTACGTCTAGTGCGAACCAACcataatcaaaaaattaaacgaaaatttataaattccATATTGTGGCTGAAATAATACTACTTAAAAACTTTCTAACAAAACCTTTGTTTCTGTTGCAtgaatttctttcattGATTTCTTAGGTTTATATTGTTAGTAGACAAACAGTGAATTTCCTTACTGTCCCTTTTTCCCTTCAAGTCTTTAGGATctacttttcatttctaaTAATTGATTTCTTTGACACAGTCCTCGATTTTGGAGCTGGATTCTTCATTTGAGGCAACAAATTGATTAAAGGACTTAGATATAACAGTGTTTGGGAAATACTGTGAAATTCCTACTTATGTCCTAAATTACGAggatttttattatatgttttttttttctgttgtTGTAACCTgtctaattttttgcaaactggaaatttctttttcagttGATACCTAATTTGCACTTCATCTAAACAACTGAGTCTTAAATATTAACAGGTTTTACTTGCcttttgaattattatttccCTTTTATTTGTCTTTAACTTTCATTAGCGGCCCTGGATTTGTATCAAGGCTCAACCCGTATATCGTCTTCTTCGTCtcggttttttaaaactatGAAAGACGATAAGGGAAGGTCAGATACTGTGAATGGCTACTATATCTCCAATTCAAAGCTTTCAAGCGGCTTTTATAAACGCAATAATGCCAACACAGCCTCAAACGATGAGAAACCTAATTTAGAGCAAAATGATATTCCTAGCGTTACTAGCTCTGGTTCTTCAACACCTAGCTCTATTTCCatagaaaaggaaattaaaatctCAAAGGGGAATGTTATAGTTAAGGCTATACGAAGCTGGTCTCTTTATGTTGCAATCATCGccattcttttattattagtTATTCTACATTCTTTTCAAGGTCGTCCACAGGACAATGGTTGCGGAAAGTCCTATGTTTGGCCTTCTTATGTTCgttttgttgattttgatgAACGTTACACTCGTTTCGCAAATAAATATTCGCTCTACCTTTATAGAGAAAAAAGCGTAGAGGAAAGTGACGAACCATCAGGTATTCCTATCCTTTTCATTCCTGGTAATGCGGGTAGCTATAAACAAGTAAGAGCTTTTGCTGCTCAAGCTGCCCATGTTTATGCTAATGCTTACGCTGAAGACGCTGATGGTACGCTAAATGCTGGTAAACTCGTCCCTGATTTTTTTGTGGTGGATTTTAATGAGGATTTTTCAGCATTTCATGGCCAAACGCTGTTGGACCAAGCTGAATATG
This portion of the Schizosaccharomyces pombe strain 972h- genome assembly, chromosome: I genome encodes:
- the lsb6 gene encoding 1-phosphatidylinositol 4-kinase Lsb6 gives rise to the protein MESTFHSDTLDSFPNYQENSLNTNEEQTNPLESLRDGWASSNSSSSSSLLLPDENEGNEVFGSLKGLVTQSKFGQWANKLSKSLQARRRKSESISKPRVYYSVFMAPSWVLHAEKHWEEYPHYAGYDYKDYVRLLDATKEAIAHGVFPVLISKGSSGSYFVKNKVQKNIAVFKPKDEEPYGKLNPKWTKWFHRNLFPCFFGRSCLIPNTSYLSEAAACVLDRGLGLYLVPYTSVASISSPTFNYDYFARKAFLTRNKPLPEKTGSFQQFLDGFVVASKFFAQHPWPGTRHRETREYTESVASSEDFDIFDPFLAENEIETEFWTEELRLKFRFEFEKLVLLDYLMRNTDRNLDNWMIKICYEPCDNEEYYKSINLLSTNLTPNMSANSVDPAISQTSDFWKGPHFQIGAIDNSLAFPYKHPDSWRSFPYGWLSLPRSLFTQPFTEFTRQLFLHKLTSREWWEKLSDDLRNVFNQDLDFDEKMFSRQLSLVKGQAYNIVEVLKNPLMNIYDLLELPNLYVVEDVVRIEVNEPTSANSEEAEFGLPIKRDYGSILHPSCSQTFPPYPGSQLLQATPGRSFSSNAEALLPLNYITLLSKDSSSPKMLKDVIFERLQCASSNAVFSTC